The following proteins are co-located in the Massilia litorea genome:
- a CDS encoding N-acetylmuramoyl-L-alanine amidase-like domain-containing protein, producing MRFAPLLLVAATLGGCASQSTLPAPARPAAPAPLAIEAVLQKQIYQMTPVEAGRYIAWAHAAEPDLRKRIAAIGRKNLGQPYLLNLLGEFPFEVHDDLPMFSLERSDCVVFAEHTYAMALSRSWEEFFWMLQRIRYRDGVIGVATRNHYTEMDWNVANSWLVTDISAQLAGSNGPSYAMRVDRARFLKTRHNTERAIPVETSRQSYVPKEQVAAIASQLQEGDFVNVISTRDGEHWASHVGLVVLGADGERHLLHSQEPKVREESFDSFIARAAEREARNAREGRNGQRLAGFKFLRLNDNIVVPPMAPQPRPGS from the coding sequence ATGCGCTTTGCTCCCCTGCTGCTCGTTGCGGCCACCCTCGGCGGCTGCGCCAGCCAGTCCACCCTGCCCGCTCCCGCCAGGCCGGCAGCGCCCGCCCCGCTCGCGATCGAGGCCGTGCTGCAAAAGCAGATCTATCAGATGACGCCGGTCGAAGCCGGGCGCTACATCGCCTGGGCCCACGCAGCCGAGCCGGACCTGCGCAAGCGCATCGCCGCGATCGGGCGCAAGAACCTGGGCCAGCCCTATCTGCTGAACCTGCTGGGCGAGTTTCCCTTCGAGGTACACGACGATTTGCCGATGTTCAGCCTCGAGCGCAGCGATTGCGTCGTGTTCGCGGAACACACCTATGCGATGGCACTGTCGCGTTCGTGGGAAGAATTCTTCTGGATGCTGCAACGGATCCGCTACCGCGACGGCGTGATCGGCGTCGCCACGCGCAACCACTACACCGAGATGGACTGGAACGTCGCCAACAGCTGGCTGGTCACCGACATCAGCGCGCAGCTGGCTGGATCGAATGGCCCAAGCTACGCGATGCGGGTCGACCGCGCACGCTTCCTGAAAACCCGCCACAACACCGAGCGCGCCATCCCGGTCGAGACCAGCCGCCAGAGCTATGTGCCGAAGGAACAGGTCGCGGCCATCGCCAGCCAGCTCCAGGAAGGCGATTTCGTCAACGTCATCTCGACCCGCGACGGCGAGCACTGGGCCTCGCACGTCGGCCTGGTCGTGCTGGGCGCGGATGGCGAACGCCACCTGCTGCATTCGCAGGAACCGAAAGTGCGTGAAGAAAGCTTCGACTCCTTCATCGCGCGCGCCGCCGAACGCGAAGCGCGCAATGCCCGGGAAGGCAGGAATGGCCAGCGCCTGGCCGGCTTCAAGTTCCTGCGCCTGAACGACAACATCGTGGTGCCGCCGATGGCGCCGCAGCCACGCCCGGGCAGCTGA